In the genome of Bradyrhizobium arachidis, one region contains:
- a CDS encoding NUDIX domain-containing protein, producing the protein MGEPLDRMRRKFEPLLRHVFHTYFLFVRGMTLGVRAVVLDADNRVFLVRHSYVSGWYLPGGGVDYGETMEQAMRRELKEEGDIDLTGEAVLHGIFLNSHISRRDHVAVYVVRQFRQDRLPEPNHEIAECGFFAISALPEGTTPGTRLRLAEVLDGRPLITTWH; encoded by the coding sequence ATGGGAGAACCTCTCGACCGGATGCGACGGAAATTCGAGCCGCTGCTGCGGCACGTCTTCCACACCTATTTCCTGTTCGTCCGCGGCATGACCCTCGGCGTCCGCGCCGTGGTGCTGGATGCCGACAACAGGGTGTTCCTGGTCAGGCACAGCTATGTCAGCGGCTGGTATCTGCCCGGCGGCGGCGTCGACTATGGCGAGACCATGGAGCAGGCGATGCGGCGCGAGCTCAAGGAGGAGGGGGACATCGATCTCACCGGAGAGGCCGTGCTGCACGGCATCTTCCTCAACAGCCACATCTCCCGCCGCGACCATGTCGCGGTCTATGTCGTCAGGCAGTTCAGGCAGGACCGTCTGCCCGAGCCCAATCACGAGATCGCCGAATGCGGCTTCTTCGCGATCTCGGCACTGCCCGAGGGCACCACGCCCGGCACGCGGCTGCGGCTTGCCGAAGTGCTGGATGGCAGGCCGCTGATCACGACGTGGCATTAA
- a CDS encoding glycosyltransferase family 2 protein, with amino-acid sequence MADIGMGLGLGLGVGSTDTCRSGAGAARILLIIPCFNEEASIGGLLNEIAATGRCYHTLVVDDGSTDATSAVASRHSPVARLAQNLGIGGAVQTGIKYAARQNFDFCIQIDGDGQHDPRAIETLLNAYRKDPASITIGSRFIDHAGFCSTRMRRAGIRLIVLALNSLFSTGGRITDPTSGMRLLDRAAIAFFAKAYPTDFPEPISLAWAMRAGLTVNEVAVEMRAREAGASSIDGLKSASYMIRVLGYILLARLTRSP; translated from the coding sequence GTGGCCGACATCGGCATGGGTTTGGGCTTGGGCTTGGGCGTCGGTTCAACCGACACGTGCCGCAGCGGTGCTGGCGCAGCGCGAATCCTGCTCATCATCCCCTGCTTCAACGAGGAGGCCTCGATCGGCGGTCTCCTGAACGAGATCGCCGCGACCGGCCGCTGCTACCACACGCTGGTCGTCGACGACGGCTCAACGGATGCAACCTCCGCGGTCGCAAGCCGTCACTCGCCGGTCGCCCGCCTCGCTCAGAATCTCGGCATCGGCGGTGCCGTGCAGACCGGCATCAAATATGCCGCGCGTCAGAACTTCGATTTCTGCATCCAGATCGACGGCGACGGACAGCACGATCCGCGCGCGATCGAGACGCTGCTGAACGCCTATCGCAAGGACCCCGCCAGCATCACCATCGGAAGCCGCTTCATCGACCATGCCGGCTTCTGCTCGACGCGGATGCGCCGCGCCGGCATCAGGCTGATCGTGCTCGCGCTCAACAGCCTCTTCAGCACCGGCGGCCGCATCACCGATCCGACCAGCGGCATGCGGCTGCTCGACCGCGCCGCCATCGCCTTCTTCGCAAAAGCCTATCCGACGGATTTTCCGGAGCCGATCTCGCTGGCCTGGGCGATGCGCGCCGGCCTCACGGTCAACGAGGTCGCAGTCGAGATGCGGGCGCGGGAGGCCGGCGCCAGCTCGATCGACGGGCTGAAATCGGCAAGCTACATGATCCGCGTCCTCGGCTACATCCTGCTCGCGCGCCTCACGAGATCGCCATGA
- a CDS encoding DUF2946 domain-containing protein, with protein sequence MKWFRSNIRHGARLALFAMLVQLALTFGHSHWFAQAAPLAAASLQQTDSGKAVASSDRTAVQKQSPGSPDREQPGEDNCAICAVVAMAGTVVFATPPLLQLPQATELLYRALDAEFTHLESARTAFQPRAPPAS encoded by the coding sequence ATGAAGTGGTTCCGGTCGAATATCAGGCACGGCGCCCGGCTCGCGTTGTTCGCGATGCTGGTGCAGCTCGCGCTGACCTTCGGCCACAGCCATTGGTTCGCGCAGGCCGCGCCGCTTGCGGCAGCCTCGCTTCAGCAGACCGACAGCGGCAAGGCTGTCGCTTCGAGCGACCGCACTGCTGTCCAGAAGCAATCGCCTGGAAGCCCCGACCGCGAACAGCCGGGCGAGGACAATTGCGCGATCTGCGCCGTGGTCGCGATGGCGGGCACCGTCGTGTTTGCGACGCCGCCTCTGTTGCAGCTGCCGCAGGCGACCGAGCTGCTCTACCGCGCCCTCGACGCCGAATTCACCCATCTGGAATCGGCCCGCACGGCGTTCCAGCCGCGCGCCCCTCCCGCGTCCTGA
- a CDS encoding DUF4170 domain-containing protein, producing the protein MTKGSNFWVIGGEFGSMNFHKLVEGSAQVKGPFKTRKEAEDCWREVSEESRHKAGVRFSIVEEPSRVSA; encoded by the coding sequence ATGACCAAAGGCAGCAATTTCTGGGTGATCGGCGGCGAGTTCGGCTCGATGAACTTCCACAAGCTCGTGGAAGGTTCGGCCCAGGTCAAAGGCCCCTTCAAGACCCGCAAGGAAGCCGAGGACTGCTGGCGCGAGGTCTCGGAAGAGAGCCGCCACAAGGCCGGCGTCCGCTTCTCGATCGTGGAAGAGCCCTCGCGCGTCTCGGCCTAA
- a CDS encoding DUF2304 domain-containing protein, with protein sequence MTNVLPSIETVVVISVFALVYMLVLLKKTLQGKFDLYDFLMLSMVAIIPAGFALFPSLAYLLSHLTGVVFPFVVMFGALFLVVFAFMHNMTARLHRLERQNCALIQEQSLLALELQAKKAAGPAVERVIAKLPSAESA encoded by the coding sequence GTGACAAACGTCCTTCCGAGCATCGAGACAGTCGTCGTCATCTCCGTCTTCGCGCTGGTCTACATGCTGGTGCTGCTGAAGAAGACGCTGCAAGGCAAGTTCGATCTCTACGACTTCCTGATGCTGTCCATGGTCGCGATCATCCCCGCGGGCTTCGCGCTGTTTCCAAGTCTCGCCTATCTCCTCAGCCACCTGACCGGCGTCGTGTTCCCGTTCGTCGTGATGTTCGGCGCGCTGTTCCTGGTGGTGTTCGCGTTCATGCACAACATGACGGCGCGGCTGCACCGGCTGGAGCGGCAGAACTGCGCGCTGATCCAGGAGCAGAGCCTGCTCGCGCTGGAGCTGCAGGCGAAGAAGGCAGCCGGCCCGGCCGTCGAGCGGGTTATCGCCAAATTGCCTAGCGCAGAATCAGCTTAA
- a CDS encoding isocitrate lyase: MNYQPRGISALERPASYQSEIEAAQALLQTKPTWNGVTAEAVARMRLQNRFKTGLDVARYTAALMRADMAAYDKDPTKYTQSLGCWHGFIAQQKLISVKKHFGGKTDRTYLYLSGWMIAALRSEFGPLPDQSMHEKTSVPALIEELYTFLRQADSRELNDIFRLLDKARKEGDKTREKELIEKIDNFQTHVVPVIADIDAGFGNAEATYLLAKKMIEAGACALQIENQVSDEKQCGHQDGKVTVPHDVFLAKIRACRHAFLELGVEDGIVVTRTDSLGAGLTQQIAVSHKPGDIGDQYNSFLDCEEITAENARNGDVIINRNGKMMRPKRLPSNLYQFRPGTGADRCVLDCITSLQNGADLLWIETEKPHIEQIASMVDRIRKVVPNAKLAYNNSPSFNWTLNFRWQVYDAMKEAGQDVSKYNRAELMKAEYDDTPLAKEADERIRTFQADSAKRAGIFHHLITLPTYHTAALSTDNLAREYFGEQGMLGYVKNVQRAEIRQGIACVKHQNMAGSDIGDDHKEYFAGEAALKAGGAHNTMNQFG, encoded by the coding sequence ATGAATTACCAGCCCCGCGGCATTAGCGCTCTCGAGCGTCCGGCGTCCTATCAGAGCGAGATCGAGGCAGCCCAGGCGCTGCTTCAGACCAAGCCGACCTGGAACGGGGTGACGGCCGAGGCCGTCGCGCGCATGCGCCTGCAGAACCGCTTCAAGACCGGTCTCGACGTCGCCCGCTACACCGCGGCGCTGATGCGCGCCGACATGGCGGCCTATGACAAGGATCCGACCAAGTACACCCAGTCGCTGGGCTGCTGGCACGGCTTCATCGCCCAGCAGAAGCTGATCTCGGTCAAGAAGCATTTCGGCGGCAAGACCGATCGCACCTACCTCTATCTCTCCGGCTGGATGATCGCGGCGCTGCGCTCCGAGTTCGGCCCGCTGCCCGACCAGTCGATGCACGAGAAGACCTCTGTGCCGGCGCTGATCGAGGAGCTCTACACCTTTCTGCGTCAGGCGGATTCGCGCGAGCTCAACGACATCTTCCGCCTGCTCGACAAGGCGCGCAAGGAAGGCGACAAGACCCGTGAGAAGGAGCTGATCGAGAAGATCGACAACTTCCAGACCCACGTCGTGCCCGTCATCGCGGACATCGATGCCGGCTTCGGCAACGCGGAGGCGACCTATCTGCTCGCCAAGAAGATGATCGAGGCGGGAGCCTGCGCGCTCCAGATCGAGAACCAGGTTTCCGACGAGAAGCAGTGCGGCCACCAGGACGGCAAGGTCACCGTGCCGCACGACGTCTTTCTCGCCAAGATCCGCGCCTGCCGCCACGCCTTCCTCGAGCTCGGCGTCGAAGACGGCATCGTCGTGACCCGCACCGACTCGCTCGGCGCCGGCCTGACGCAGCAGATCGCCGTCAGCCACAAGCCCGGCGACATCGGCGACCAGTACAACAGCTTCCTCGACTGCGAGGAAATCACCGCTGAGAACGCCCGCAACGGCGACGTCATCATCAACCGCAACGGCAAGATGATGCGTCCGAAGCGGCTGCCCTCGAACCTCTACCAGTTCCGCCCGGGCACCGGTGCCGACCGCTGCGTGCTCGATTGCATCACCTCGCTGCAGAACGGCGCCGACCTGCTCTGGATCGAGACCGAGAAGCCGCATATCGAGCAGATCGCCAGCATGGTCGACCGCATCCGCAAGGTGGTGCCGAACGCCAAGCTCGCCTACAACAACTCGCCGTCGTTCAACTGGACCCTCAACTTCCGTTGGCAGGTCTACGACGCGATGAAGGAAGCGGGCCAGGACGTCAGCAAGTACAACCGTGCCGAGCTGATGAAGGCGGAGTACGACGACACCCCGCTGGCGAAGGAAGCCGACGAGCGCATCCGCACCTTCCAGGCGGATTCGGCCAAGCGCGCCGGCATCTTCCACCACCTGATCACGCTGCCGACCTATCACACGGCCGCGCTCTCGACCGACAATCTCGCCCGCGAGTATTTCGGCGAACAGGGCATGCTGGGCTACGTCAAGAACGTCCAGCGCGCCGAGATCCGTCAGGGCATCGCCTGCGTGAAGCACCAGAACATGGCCGGCTCCGACATCGGCGACGACCACAAGGAGTACTTCGCGGGTGAGGCCGCCCTCAAGGCGGGCGGCGCCCACAACACGATGAACCAGTTCGGCTAA
- a CDS encoding GNAT family N-acetyltransferase encodes MNDLSLSILPEAAGDAQAIERLHERTFGPGRFVLSAYRIREHVDHLLDVSFTARIGTLLVGSVRQLPILIGETKALMLGPLTVEPPFRDRGIGRQLMERALKDAKEKGHAIVLLVGDEAYYSRVGFKPVPKGRVIMPGPVDAARVLVYELVEGAFEGVSGTVVPDWSKARG; translated from the coding sequence ATGAATGATCTCTCGCTCTCCATCCTTCCAGAAGCTGCCGGCGACGCCCAGGCCATCGAGCGGCTGCATGAGCGCACTTTCGGCCCCGGCCGTTTCGTGCTCAGCGCCTATCGCATCCGCGAGCATGTCGATCATCTGCTCGACGTCTCCTTCACCGCGCGCATCGGCACGCTGCTGGTCGGCTCGGTCAGGCAGTTGCCGATCCTGATCGGCGAGACCAAGGCGCTGATGCTCGGGCCGCTCACCGTCGAGCCGCCGTTCCGCGACCGCGGCATCGGCCGTCAGTTGATGGAGCGCGCGTTGAAGGACGCGAAGGAGAAAGGCCACGCCATCGTGCTGCTGGTCGGCGACGAGGCCTATTACAGCCGCGTCGGCTTCAAGCCGGTGCCGAAGGGCCGCGTCATCATGCCGGGCCCGGTCGATGCCGCCCGCGTCCTGGTGTACGAGCTGGTTGAAGGTGCGTTCGAGGGCGTGTCGGGGACGGTCGTGCCCGATTGGAGCAAGGCGCGGGGGTAG
- a CDS encoding metallophosphoesterase family protein, with translation MAPFTLAHLSDPHLPPLPKPRLVELAGKRVLGYVNWTRNRHKYQRREVLDAIVADMKAQAPDHIAVTGDLVNLALEAEFAPARAWLDDVGPPDRVTTIPGNHDAYVRATFHRFGETFAPYLAGDDGRIGFPNVRRRGPLALISLSTAVPTLPLMATGTLGGDQLAALAEVLERLAAEDVFRVLLVHHPLKSAARQKRMTDSAELLALVKRHGVELILHGHDHIHSTMWFEGPNGNIPALGVPSASALAHGRYPAAAYNLFTIERDNAGWRCEQTVRGLGAGFQIQQVKHARLI, from the coding sequence CTGGCCCCCTTCACGCTCGCCCACCTCTCCGACCCGCATCTGCCGCCATTGCCGAAGCCGCGGCTGGTCGAGCTCGCGGGCAAGCGCGTGCTCGGTTACGTCAACTGGACGCGCAACCGCCACAAATACCAGCGCCGCGAGGTGCTCGACGCCATCGTCGCCGACATGAAGGCGCAGGCGCCCGACCACATCGCGGTGACGGGCGATCTCGTCAACCTCGCACTGGAAGCCGAGTTCGCGCCTGCCCGCGCTTGGCTCGATGATGTCGGGCCGCCCGACCGCGTCACCACGATTCCCGGCAATCACGACGCCTATGTCCGCGCCACCTTTCATCGCTTCGGCGAGACCTTTGCGCCCTATCTTGCCGGCGACGACGGCCGCATCGGCTTTCCGAACGTGCGCCGGCGCGGGCCGCTCGCGCTGATCAGCCTGTCGACGGCGGTGCCGACCTTGCCGTTGATGGCGACCGGCACGCTCGGGGGCGATCAGCTCGCCGCGCTCGCGGAGGTGCTCGAACGGCTCGCGGCCGAAGACGTCTTCCGCGTGTTGCTGGTGCATCATCCGCTGAAGTCGGCCGCACGCCAGAAGCGAATGACCGATTCGGCCGAGTTGCTCGCGCTCGTGAAGCGCCACGGCGTCGAGCTGATTCTGCACGGGCACGACCACATTCATTCGACGATGTGGTTCGAAGGCCCCAACGGCAACATTCCCGCGCTCGGCGTGCCCTCGGCCTCCGCGCTCGCGCACGGGCGCTATCCGGCGGCGGCGTATAATCTCTTCACGATCGAGAGGGACAATGCCGGCTGGCGCTGCGAGCAGACGGTGCGGGGCCTCGGGGCTGGGTTTCAGATCCAGCAGGTCAAGCATGCGAGGTTGATTTGA
- a CDS encoding helix-turn-helix domain-containing protein, translating into MPAESGKKLFVGPRFRRIRQQLGLSQTQIAEGLGISPSYVNLIERNQRPVTAQILLRLAETYDLDLRDLATADEDRFFAELNEIFSDPLFRQIDVPKQELRDLAELCPGVTHALQRLYAAYTEARQGETLAAAQMADRDVGTRFEANPVERVRELIEANRNYFPELEQAAETLRDELNVPAEGLYAALAARLREKHSIQTRIMPVDVMRETLRRFDRHRRQLLISELVDPPGRAFQLAFQLGLGECTQALETIIGRAGPLDDAPRRLFRITLGNYFAAAVMMPYPAFLAAAEALNYDIHVLAQRFNSGFEQVCHRLTTLQRPNARGIPFFLLRVDNAGNVSKRFSSGTFPFSKFGGTCPLWNVHSTFDTPDRLLKQVIELPDGTRYFSIAQMVRRPVAPHPLPQPRFAIGLGCEIRHAARLTYAAGLDLEKTEGTPIGVNCRLCERENCAQRAEPPITRTLILDETTRRVSSFAFSNAREL; encoded by the coding sequence ATGCCCGCCGAATCCGGGAAGAAACTGTTCGTCGGGCCGCGGTTCCGGAGGATCAGGCAGCAATTGGGGCTGTCGCAGACCCAGATCGCCGAGGGGCTCGGGATCTCGCCGAGCTACGTCAACCTGATCGAGCGCAACCAGCGCCCGGTGACGGCGCAGATCCTGCTGCGGCTGGCCGAGACCTATGATCTCGACCTACGCGACCTCGCCACCGCTGACGAGGACCGCTTCTTCGCCGAGCTGAACGAGATTTTTTCCGATCCCCTGTTCCGCCAGATCGACGTTCCCAAGCAGGAGCTGCGGGATCTCGCCGAGCTCTGCCCCGGCGTCACCCACGCGCTGCAGCGGCTCTATGCGGCCTATACCGAGGCGCGCCAGGGCGAGACGCTGGCGGCCGCACAGATGGCCGACCGCGACGTCGGCACGCGCTTCGAGGCCAATCCGGTCGAGCGCGTGCGCGAGCTGATCGAGGCCAACCGCAATTATTTTCCGGAGCTGGAGCAGGCTGCGGAGACGCTGCGCGACGAATTGAACGTGCCGGCCGAAGGGCTCTACGCCGCGCTCGCCGCGCGCTTGCGCGAAAAGCATTCGATCCAGACCCGCATCATGCCTGTGGACGTAATGCGCGAGACGCTGCGGCGATTCGACCGCCACCGCCGCCAGCTCTTGATCTCGGAGTTGGTCGATCCGCCCGGCCGCGCGTTCCAGCTCGCCTTCCAGCTCGGCCTTGGCGAATGCACGCAAGCCCTTGAGACCATCATCGGCCGTGCCGGCCCGCTCGACGACGCGCCGCGCCGGCTGTTCCGGATCACGCTGGGCAACTACTTCGCGGCGGCCGTGATGATGCCCTACCCGGCGTTCCTCGCGGCGGCCGAAGCGCTCAACTACGATATCCACGTGCTGGCGCAGCGCTTCAATTCCGGCTTCGAGCAGGTCTGCCACCGCCTCACCACGCTGCAGCGGCCGAACGCGCGCGGCATTCCGTTCTTCCTCTTGCGCGTCGACAATGCCGGCAACGTCTCCAAGCGCTTCTCGTCCGGCACATTCCCGTTCTCGAAGTTCGGCGGCACTTGCCCCCTGTGGAACGTGCACTCGACCTTCGACACGCCGGATCGCCTGCTCAAGCAGGTGATCGAGCTTCCCGACGGCACGCGTTATTTCTCGATTGCGCAGATGGTGCGCCGGCCGGTGGCACCCCATCCGCTGCCGCAGCCGCGCTTTGCCATCGGCCTCGGCTGCGAGATCCGCCACGCCGCGCGCCTCACTTACGCCGCCGGCCTGGACCTCGAGAAGACCGAGGGCACGCCGATCGGCGTCAACTGCCGCCTCTGCGAGCGCGAAAACTGCGCCCAGCGCGCCGAGCCGCCGATCACGCGCACGCTGATTTTGGACGAGACGACCAGACGGGTGAGTTCGTTCGCGTTCTCGAATGCGCGGGAGTTGTGA
- a CDS encoding TonB-dependent receptor, whose translation MSFELRRAQRLGGASLLLLGAAATPALAQDKPVATELPSVTVTAPSPIVRRAVVPSRTPGRATRTARERSRERTAEAAPAAPPTAAPQQGVLPIVTNQFATVTVVPNEEIRREGGGQLGDLLFSKPGITGSSFAPGASSRPIIRGLDVNRVGIVENGTNSGGASDLGEDHFVPIDPLATNQVEVVRGPAALRYGSTSIGGVVSATNNRIPDALPSCAPSFQSYGLPTKAPLATAGTSPCVTAETRSAFSSVDRGVESGVLLDTGGGNFAFHADAYGRSTTDYGIPSYPYLTDQTRIITNGRQPNSATRSDGASIGGSYFFQGGYIGAAITQNDSLYYIPGIDGADHNTRIDGHQTKINVKGEYRPDATAIDTIRFWAGATDYRHNEIGLADPADPNTDGVRQTFTNKEQEIRTEVQLMPFNARFAEVTTALGFQVGHQELTAPSPDNPGTLFNGLWDPNNNTRVAGYAFNEFKFTDATRAQIAGRIEHVELHGTTPNFPADYLPDGTPQVAIARNPSFTPKSGSIGLLQDLPGGMVGSITAQYVERAPKPAELFSRGAHDATATFDIGNPNLKIETAKSIEVGVRKATGPFRFEATVYYTHFDNFIYRRLTGVMCDDDFASCGAPGAELNQAVYSQRNANFRGGEFQSQLDVGAFQGGIWGIENQLDVVRATFTDGTNVPRIPPLRMGGGVFWRDDNWLMRVNLLHAFAQNNIAAIAETPTPGYNLLRAEVSYKTKLAPNWFGAREMMAGITGNNLLNESIRNSVSYTKDEVLMPGIGVRAFANFKF comes from the coding sequence ATGTCATTTGAATTGCGACGCGCGCAGCGCCTCGGCGGAGCGAGCCTGCTCCTGCTCGGTGCCGCCGCCACCCCGGCGCTGGCCCAGGACAAGCCGGTGGCCACCGAGCTTCCGTCCGTCACCGTGACGGCCCCGAGCCCGATCGTGCGCAGAGCGGTGGTGCCGTCCCGCACCCCCGGCCGCGCCACACGAACCGCTCGGGAGCGAAGCCGCGAACGCACGGCCGAGGCCGCGCCGGCAGCACCGCCGACTGCCGCGCCCCAGCAGGGCGTGCTGCCTATCGTGACCAACCAGTTCGCCACCGTCACCGTGGTACCGAACGAGGAGATCCGCCGCGAGGGCGGCGGCCAGCTCGGCGATCTCCTGTTCTCCAAGCCAGGCATCACCGGCTCCAGCTTTGCGCCCGGCGCCTCCAGCCGGCCGATCATCCGGGGTCTCGACGTCAACCGCGTCGGCATCGTCGAGAACGGCACCAATTCGGGCGGCGCCTCCGATCTCGGCGAGGACCATTTCGTTCCGATCGATCCGCTCGCGACCAACCAGGTCGAGGTGGTGCGCGGGCCGGCCGCGCTGCGCTACGGCTCGACCTCGATCGGCGGCGTCGTCAGCGCTACCAACAACCGGATTCCGGATGCGCTGCCGTCCTGCGCTCCCTCGTTCCAGAGCTACGGCCTGCCGACCAAGGCGCCGCTCGCAACCGCCGGAACCTCGCCCTGCGTCACCGCCGAGACCCGCAGCGCCTTCAGCTCGGTCGATCGCGGCGTCGAAAGCGGTGTGCTGCTCGACACCGGCGGCGGCAATTTTGCCTTCCATGCCGACGCCTATGGCCGCAGCACCACGGACTACGGCATTCCGAGCTATCCCTACCTGACCGACCAGACGCGCATCATTACCAACGGCCGCCAGCCCAACTCGGCGACGCGGTCGGACGGCGCCTCGATCGGCGGCTCCTACTTCTTCCAGGGCGGCTATATCGGCGCGGCAATCACGCAGAACGACTCGCTCTACTACATCCCCGGCATCGACGGCGCCGACCACAACACGCGGATCGACGGTCACCAGACCAAGATCAACGTCAAGGGCGAGTACCGGCCCGATGCCACCGCGATCGACACTATCCGCTTCTGGGCTGGCGCCACGGATTATCGACACAACGAGATAGGCCTCGCCGATCCCGCCGATCCCAACACCGACGGTGTGCGGCAGACCTTCACCAACAAGGAGCAGGAGATCCGCACCGAGGTGCAGCTGATGCCGTTCAACGCGCGCTTCGCCGAGGTGACGACGGCACTGGGCTTCCAGGTCGGACACCAGGAATTGACCGCACCGAGCCCCGACAATCCCGGCACGCTGTTCAACGGCTTGTGGGACCCCAACAACAACACGCGCGTCGCCGGTTACGCCTTCAACGAGTTCAAGTTCACGGATGCGACGCGAGCCCAGATCGCCGGCCGCATCGAGCATGTCGAGCTGCACGGCACGACGCCGAATTTCCCGGCCGACTACCTGCCCGACGGCACGCCGCAGGTGGCAATCGCGCGCAATCCGTCGTTCACGCCGAAGAGCGGCAGCATCGGCCTGTTGCAGGACCTGCCGGGCGGCATGGTCGGCAGCATCACCGCGCAATATGTCGAGCGCGCGCCGAAGCCGGCCGAGCTGTTCTCGCGCGGCGCTCATGATGCAACCGCGACGTTCGACATCGGCAATCCGAACCTGAAGATCGAGACCGCGAAGTCGATCGAGGTCGGCGTGCGCAAGGCGACGGGGCCGTTCCGCTTCGAAGCCACCGTCTACTACACGCATTTCGACAATTTCATCTATCGCCGCCTCACCGGCGTGATGTGCGACGACGATTTTGCCTCGTGCGGTGCGCCCGGCGCCGAGCTGAACCAGGCGGTCTATTCGCAGCGCAATGCGAATTTCCGCGGCGGCGAATTCCAGTCGCAGCTCGATGTCGGCGCGTTCCAGGGCGGCATCTGGGGCATCGAGAACCAGCTCGACGTGGTCCGCGCCACCTTCACCGACGGCACCAACGTGCCGCGCATTCCGCCCTTGCGCATGGGCGGCGGCGTGTTCTGGCGCGACGACAACTGGCTGATGCGGGTCAACCTGCTGCACGCCTTCGCGCAGAACAACATCGCCGCGATCGCGGAGACGCCGACGCCCGGCTACAACCTGCTAAGGGCCGAGGTGAGCTACAAGACCAAGCTCGCCCCCAACTGGTTCGGTGCGCGCGAGATGATGGCGGGCATCACCGGCAACAATCTCCTCAACGAGAGCATCCGCAACTCGGTGTCCTACACCAAGGACGAAGTGTTGATGCCCGGCATCGGCGTCCGGGCGTTCGCGAACTTCAAGTTCTAG